A single window of Eucalyptus grandis isolate ANBG69807.140 chromosome 1, ASM1654582v1, whole genome shotgun sequence DNA harbors:
- the LOC108959504 gene encoding ankyrin repeat-containing protein BDA1: MPKLAEKVNAGGFSPLHIAAARGNVEVARELLTVGPHLCFVKGRESRIPLHYAAIKGELDVMNLLLSASHESIEETTARQETVLHLAVKNNRFEAVVRLVEHLKLHKKEKVINWKDHKGDTALHLAAAGKNFEVISLLLCGHAVKSDVVEVNPLNDSGSTPLDVLTLSRRGAGDREIREILVRAGALRGSGRSNSRASRPVLVDDDDIEGGNGHQSDGDPGPNAQSSSRSKGDILNALLVVATLIANATYQSVLQPPSIVEKDKVEIIGRQLIGGSQNSTSTEDISYSAGLVYILFLGGNSFGFLVSVQMIIYLTKKFPLKWPLRLSIIAMVLTYFCFTLSLLITSTDGKATATVLNVLPLMIAVFLLLIQNWLAIVLDFFLHQLFRMKIFGDLYKF, encoded by the exons ATGCCGAAGCTCGCCGAAAAAGTGAACGCGGGTGGTTTTAGCCCGCTGCACATTGCAGCAGCTCGAGGTAATGTTGAGGTCGCGAGGGAGCTCTTGACAGTGGGTCCACACCTGTGCTTTGTGAAGGGACGGGAGAGTAGAATCCCTTTGCATTATGCCGCCATAAAAGGGGAGCTCGATGTCATGAATTTATTACTCTCCGCTTCGCATGAATCCATCGAAGAGACAACTGCTCGACAGGAGACTGTGCTTCACCTCGCCGTGAAAAACAACCGGTTCGAAGCAGTGGTTAGGTTGGTGGAGCATCTGAAGCTGCacaagaaggagaaggtgaTCAATTGGAAGGACCACAAAGGTGACACTGCCTTGCATCTCGCTGCTGCCGGCAAAAATTTCGAG GTGATTAGCTTGCTGCTTTGTGGGCATGCTGTGAAGTCCGACGTTGTGGAGGTGAACCCCTTGAACGACAGTGGTTCAACGCCCCTAGATGTCTTGACTCTCTCGCGAAGGGGAGCAGGAGATAGAGAAATCAGAGAAATCCTTGTGCGAGCTGGAGCTCTACGTGGAAGTGGAAGATCAAACTCGCGCGCTTCAAGACCAGTCTTGGTGGACGATGACGATATCGAGGGAGGTAACGGTCATCAATCAGATGGGGACCCAGGCCCAAATGCTCAGTCATCATCACGTTCAAAAGGCGATATACTCAACGCCCTACTAGTCGTCGCCACGCTCATCGCCAATGCGACCTACCAATCCGTGCTTCAGCCTCCAAGCATTGTAGAAAAGGACAAGGTCGAAATTATTGGGAGGCAACTCATCGGGGGATCCCAGAATAGTACTTCCACGGAGGATATAAGTTATAGCGCGGGCCTAGTGTACATCCTTTTCCTGGGCGGCAACTCATTCGGATTCTTGGTGTCAGTCCAAATGATCATTTACCTCACTAAAAAGTTCCCCCTCAAGTGGCCGCTTAGGCTATCCATCATCGCAATGGTTCTAACTTACTTTTGCTTCACGTTATCCCTGCTGATCACATCAACGGATGGTAAGGCAACCGCGACTGTGCTGAACGTGCTGCCTCTTATGATAGCAGTTTTTCTCCTACTGATACAGAATTGGCTGGCGATAGTCTTGGATTTTTTCTTGCATCAGCTTTTTCGAATGAAGATCTTTGGCGATCTGTACAAATTTTGA